The Oscillospiraceae bacterium sequence CTTTATGCCGCTCTCATGTAAATAGGCCTCTGCTTTTTTGCAGATGCGGTCGGCGGTAACATCGTCGATTATTACGGCAGTCGTCAGAATTCCCGATTTCTCCATGCCGTGTTACTCCCGGTTCAACTTCTCGGCATAACGATTGATCATGTCGAGCTGTTCGGTCTCTGTCATCTCTTTTTGAAGGATGTTGCCTGCAATGCCGACGGCGAGTGTGACGGATTCTTTCTGCAGTTCCTCGCGCGCCTTCGTCATCTCCTCATCCTTTTTCCGCTCTGCCTGTTTCAAGAGTTCGTCGGCCTGTAATTTGGCGTTATCGATCATGGATGCCGCCTCTTTTTTGGCAGTGTCGATGATTCGGCCGGCGGCCTCACGGCCGTCGCTGTCTGCCTGCGCAAGCTTTGCGTTATACTGCTCCAGCTTTTGTTTTGATTCTTCTTCGGCTTTTGCGGCGCCGTCGAGTTCGGAATTGATCTGATCCCGGCGTTTGTTGATGAACTTCATCACGGGTTTATACAGCAAAAAGCGGAAGACAACAAACAAAATCACCAAATTGATGACGTGATAAAGGATTTTCAAAGGATCCAGATTCATCTTATTTCATGCCTTTCCGGATTTCTTTTCGGGTTGACTAAGCTTTGCTCACAATCATCAGCGCGATGACAAAACCGTAAATAGCGGTCGATTCGGCCAAAGCCAACCCCAACAGAAGGATACTGTTGATTTTGCCTGATGCCTCCGGCTGTCTGGCCACACTCTCGACAGCTTTACCCGTCGCCAAGCCCATGCCGAGGCCTGCGCCTATGCAGCAGAGGACTGCAATCCCCGCTCCGATCATTTCCATTAAAAACACCTCTTTACTGTTATTCAGAAACTATCAATTAAATACCGAAGCATCTATTCGGTTCTCTCGCGGATGAAAGACATGGTCAGCGTCATAAAAATGAACGCCTGAAGCAGCGCATGGAACAGGTTGAAATATAAAGACAGCGCCGCGGGAACCACCACCGGGATGACGTTGTAGATCAGTTCCATGACCACCAAGCCGGCCAACATATTGCCGAACAGACGGCAAGCCAGTGAAATCGGCACGGCGAAATCGGTGATGAGGATGATCGGCGATATCGCATAGGGCTTGAAATGATGAAGCGCCTTTTTGACTCCGCCTCTGATCGCGAAATAATTGATCAAAACAAAAGACATCAGCGCCAGCGCTGCGGTCATATTGATATCGGCGCAGGGGGCGCGCAGCCCGAACAGTTCGATAATGCCGCTCATCACGATAAACCCGCCGATGGTAGCCGCATACGGAGCCATGGTGATGCCGAGCTTGTCGCCCAGATTGCTGCGCGCCATGCCGTCCATCCCCGTGACGAACATCTCGAGCAGCAGCTGAAATCCGCCGGGTTTT is a genomic window containing:
- the atpF gene encoding F0F1 ATP synthase subunit B → MNLDPLKILYHVINLVILFVVFRFLLYKPVMKFINKRRDQINSELDGAAKAEEESKQKLEQYNAKLAQADSDGREAAGRIIDTAKKEAASMIDNAKLQADELLKQAERKKDEEMTKAREELQKESVTLAVGIAGNILQKEMTETEQLDMINRYAEKLNRE
- the atpE gene encoding ATP synthase F0 subunit C, which encodes MEMIGAGIAVLCCIGAGLGMGLATGKAVESVARQPEASGKINSILLLGLALAESTAIYGFVIALMIVSKA
- a CDS encoding FoF1 ATP synthase subunit a; the encoded protein is KPGGFQLLLEMFVTGMDGMARSNLGDKLGITMAPYAATIGGFIVMSGIIELFGLRAPCADINMTAALALMSFVLINYFAIRGGVKKALHHFKPYAISPIILITDFAVPISLACRLFGNMLAGLVVMELIYNVIPVVVPAALSLYFNLFHALLQAFIFMTLTMSFIRERTE